CGCTGAAGCTCCACGTTTTTACCGAATTCCTTCATCACCGCTTGCAGCTGTTCGTCTGTCCAAGCGTATTTTTGAGCGGAATTTTTGCCTGCCTTCTTCGATACCTTGTACAACGGAGGCTGTGCAATATACACTTTTCCGGCATCGATCAACGGCTTCATGTATCGGTAAAAGAACGTCAACAGCAGAACCTGGATATGAGCGCCGTCAGTATCAGCGTCTGTCATGATAATGATTTTGCCGTAATTGGATTCATCCAAATCGAATTCCGAGCCGATCCCGGCGCCGATTGCAGATATAATCGCTTTGTACTCGTCGTTTTTCATGATGTCAAGGATCTTGGCCTTCTCCGGGTTCATCGGCTTACCTTTGAGCGGCAAAATCGCCTGATGCTTGGAATCCCGTCCCTGCTTGGCTGAACCGCCCGCAGAGTCACCTTCCACGATAAACAGCTCGTTGCGCTGCAAATCTTTGGACTGGGCCGGAGTCAGCTTACCGTTCAGGTTGGAGCTTTCACTCTTGCCTTTTTTCCCGCTTCGAATTTCTTCACGGGCTTTACGAGCCGCTTCCCTAGCTTTGGCCGCCTGGACCGCTTTCTTCAGCATCATTTGCGCGACTTGAGGATTTTCCTCCAGAAAGATTGCCATCTTGTCGGTGACTATGGCATCAACCACGCTGCGGGCGATTGCGCTTCCCAGCTGGTCTTTCGTCTGTCCGACGAATTCAACGTCACCCATCTTGATGTTAATGACAGCCATCATGCCTTCCCGAAGGTCGGTGCCGTCGAGATTTTTCTCTTTTTCTTTTTAATAATCCCGCTTTGCGCGCATATTCATTCATCACTCGCGTATAAGCGGTCTTAAAGCCTGTCTCATGCGTACCGCCGCCGCGGGTTGGAATCGAGTTTACGAACGATGCAATCGTTTCCGTGTAGCCATCGTTGTATTGGAGCGCGACTTCCACTTCGATTTCATCCTTCTCGGCCATAAAATGAATGACATCGTGTAGTACCGATTTCTCCTCGTTCAAAAATTGAACGAATTGCTTGGCTCCGCCATCGTAATGGAAGGTTTCGGTCTTATCCGTGCGTTCGTCCTTCAACACAACCTGCAGGCCAGAGTTCAAGAATGCGATCTCCTGCAGGCGTTCCGCCAAAGTGTCATAGTTGATCGTTGTGCCGCCTTGGAACACCCTTTTATCCGGTTTAAACGTGACTTTGGTGCCGGTTCGATTGGTGTTGCCCACTACTTCAAGTCCTGTAACCGGTTCCCCAACGTGTTCAACACCGGCATCATCGACCCAATATTCGAAACGCATCTTATGGATTTTACCTTCTCTGTAAATCTCCACTTCCAGCCATTCCGACAACGCATTCGTTACAGATGCGCCTACGCCGTGAAGTCCGCCGGACTTTTTATAACCCCCACCGCCAAACTTACCGCCGGCATGCAAAATCGTGAATACGACTTGAGGGGTAGGGATCCCCGTTTTATGTATGCCTGTTGGAATTCCCCGGCCGTTATCTTGAACGGTAATCGATTGATCTTTATGAATGGTTACCGTAATCTTGGAGCAAAATTTCGCCAGGTGCTCGTCCACAGCGTTGTCCACGATCTCCCAAACCAAGTGATGCAGGCCTGACGTGCTGGTGCTTCCGATATACATACCGGGTCTTTTCCGTACGGCAACAAGGCCTTCCAGTACTTGTATATCTTCTGCGCTGTATTCGTTTGACGCGGTGCCTTGATGGGTAAATGTATCTAGCTGCTCGGTCATCGAAGTCCTCCTTCTTGATTAATTCAGTACATCCTTACGGGTAAATGCCGTAAAAGAAACGAGTAAAGACGCTGCTGCCCATATACTTAATACACAGAGTGAAAAGGTTAAGGTCATGCCCTGGATGGGAGGCAAGGAGCCGTTCAGATAATCGGTTAACTCCAGGTTAACCATGAATAAATATTTGGCTGTCTCCCAGGAGGATACCATGTTGGATAGGATGGTCCCCGAAATGAGCACTGCCAGCATAACGCCCATCCCGGCTGCCGTGGAACGGATCAAGACGGAGAGCATAAGCGACATCAGTGCGACAACTAGGGAAGAGAACCATACCAAGCCAAGCTCCATTAGCATGTATATCCATTGATCTACGGCACGAACCGTGCTGAAATCAGCATCACCGCCGTTTAATTGGATCCCGATGAAGACCGGCATTGTCCAACCGTTGTATCCAAAAACAACCCCGGAAATGAGATAACAGAGCACTCCGGTGGACAATACAGTCAGCGAAGTAAAGAAAACAATTGTGATTAACTTGCTCATAAGGATTTTCCAACGCCTGACCGGTCTTGTCAACAATAATTTAATAGTCCCCGTAGAATGCTCGGATGATACGACGTCAGCCGAAATGACCATGATGATAAGCGGAATGAATAATCCGACGGCATTTTTGAGAAACTCCCGGGTGAACGTAACCGCATTGGGAGAGCTTGGATCAACGTTCTTGTCCAGATAATAAGTCGCAATTTGAATTTGCACCTCAAGGCGTTTTTTGAACTCATCAGGGGTCCGCGCACTGCTCAGGCGTTTTTGCCAGTCTGTAATCTTTTGACGCTGATCCGCTTTCCAATCCGTAGTGCCGAATTGTTTTTGCGTATGCTGCGCCACGCGCATTTGAGCATAAGTGAACATCGGAATCAAAGCAAGCAGAATCAAAAGAATTACATAAAATCGCTTTTTTTGATCATTTTGATGCATTCGTTGCGAACTAAGGCTGTCATATTACCCAATTCTTTCACCCTCTGTCAAGCTCAGGAACAAATCTTCGAGCGTAGGATTTTTTATTTCAACGGCATACAAACTGATCCCTGCTTCCAAAAGTTCACGATTCACCTGGGGTACATCCTCTTTATTCATCAAGGTTGTGATGGTTCTCACAGTTGATTCGGTGTGATAGCCTACGGGGAAAGTTACTTCCTCTATGCTCTGCACCCATGTGCTCTTCGCAAGCAATTGCTCCGCTTTGCTCCCTGGATTCAAGGTCCAAGCGACTTTCCCGCCTTGAGCTATAAGCTCATCGACCGCTCCGACTTGAATGACTTCCCCATGACTAATAATTGCCACACGATCGCACATTTGCTGGATTTCGCTAAGCAGATGGCTGGAGACAAACAGGCTCAGTCCGTTCTTCGCTAATCTTTGTATGAACTCTCTCATCTCCTTGATCCCTTGTGGATCGAGTCCGTTGGTAGGCTCGTCCAGGATGAGAAGGCTTGGACGCCCTAATAGCGCCTGGGCAATACCTAGACGCTGACGCATACCCAACGAATAAGTCCGAACCTTATCGTGAATCCGCTGGTCCATGCCTACGATCTCCACGACTTCGGCAATCCGATTCTGATCGACATCTGGCAGCATGCCTGCAAAATGCTCCAGGTTCTCCCAACCGCTAAGATACGCGTAGAGCTCGGGATTTTCCACAATGCAGCCGACATGGCGCAGCGCTTGGTCATGCTCCTTCTGTACGTCAAATCCGCAAATACGGATTGAGCCTTCCGTCGGACGTATCAAGTCCACCAGCATTCGGATCGTCGTCGTCTTGCCGGAGCCGTTGGGTCCAAGGAACCCGAAAATTTCTCCTGCGTATACTTCGAAGGATATCCCTTTAATGATTTCTTTATTTTTAATTCTCTTTTTGACTTGATGGACAGACAAAACCGTTTTGGGATTAGCGGTCATCTTGGATCACTGCTCCTACTTCAAAATTTGTACAATCCGATCGGCAATTCGCTCGTACCCGTCTCCATTCGGATGGAAATGATCCGCCGAGGAAATGTATTTGAGTAAATTTTGTTCAAATAAATCATAGGTAGGCACCAGTACCATATTGGAGTATCGATTCGTGTACGTAAACACGCGATCATTCCAATCTTGCACGATCAACGAGCCCTTGCGGTCAGAGTCTAAATCTAAAAAGGATGATATAAACCGACGTACAGCACAACCGCATGCGAATTCGCCTTCCTGATATCAGCAAGGATCGTTTCCAGACGCCCTAGAGCCGGTTCCATTCTCTGCTGCGCAGCTTCCGGATTAAACTCCTGTTGATCCTCGGAGAAAATCCCTTCGCCACCCGCGAATAGATCGTTGCCGCCAATCGTAAGAAGAATAACATCCGCATCCGAGAGCGCATCCTGCGTCTTCTTGAGCTCTATATCTTTCAGTAATTGATCACTTTTGTATCCGGGGATGGCGAGATTATTCAAAACAAACACAGCTTTACCGGTTTGCTGTTCGAGCTTCTCCCGAACTCTGTCGACATAGCCTTTTCCTGTGTTGTCTCCCGTTCCTGCCGTTAACGAATCCCCTAACGCTACAATTTGGATCTTGTCCTTTCCTTCCCCTAACGGTGCTTGACTCGGCTGTGGAGAAGATACGGCCAACTCGCTGTTTCCGGGCTTCGGATATAAGATTTGATTGACTGCATAGAGAAAACCGATAATAAAAACAATTGTCGCTAAAGTCCCTGTAATGCCAACCATTCCCCAAATCCACTTGGTTGATTTCAAGCAAGTCCCTCCTGTGAATACGAAAATCCATTAATTCCTTTTAGAGTAATAGTTCTAAGATTAATTTGCAAACTTCCTTCTTCGGTATCCTCTGACTTCAGTTGTGTTCAAAGACCAGTTGTGTTAGCTAAGATGCCCGATTTATGATAAAAAGTTGGCATTCAAACAGCCTGATCGCAGGTTGCAATCAGGCTGACATTGTTTATTTAAACTTCTGGAAACCCGTATGTTCCAAGGCTCTATACATGTAAGGTAATTCAGCGAAATCTCCGCGTCTACACAGCATCTTGCAAAAATTTATATTGAGCATGAATGAGGCCGTAATAGATTTTTCGTTCTCTCATCAATTCTTCATGGCTGCCGCTCTCCATCATTTGTCCATGGTCCAGAACTATGATTTTATCCGCATTACGGATGGTGGAAAGACGATGTGCCACGATAAACGATGTCCGCCCAGCGAGTAGCGTCTTCAGCGCTTCCTGGATTTTGAGCTCGGTCTCGGTGTCGATACTGGCCGTTGCTTCGTCCAAGATTAGAATGCGAGGATCTGCGAGCAGCGCTCTCGCGAATGAGATCAGCTGACGCTGACCCATGGAGAGGACATTACCCCGCTCCTGTACTTCTGTATCATAGCCTTGCGGCAGTTCTGCAATAAAGTCGTGGGCATACACCGCTCTAGCCGCCATCTCGACTTCCGCATCCGTGGCATCCAGTCTGCCGAATCGAATATTGTCACGGATCGTACCCGAGAAAATAAACGTGTCCTGCAGCACGATACCAACCTGAGAGCGAAGGCTCTGGATCGTAACCTCGCGGATATCGTGACCATCGATCAGCACACGCCCTTCCACCGGATCATAGAACCGGCACAGGAGATTCATGATCGTACTTTTACCGGAGCCCGTATGTCCTACAAGAGCAATGGATTGGCCTGCTTTCACATCCAGATGGATCCCCTTCAGAGCAGGTCTGCCTTTTTCATACTCAAAGACGAGATTCTCGAACTTCACGTGACCGACGATATTCGGAAGCTCCCCCGCATCTTCATTCTCGGCTACAGAAGGCTTCTCGTCGATATATTCGAAGATTCGTTCCGACGAAGCCATAGCTACAAGCAGCTGCGAGTACATTTGCCCTAGCCGCGTAATCGGCTCCCAGAAGTACCCGATATAGGTCGCAAAGGCAACCAAGAGGCCCACCGAAATTTCTTTCGTTTCAATCATGTGCGCGCCAAGCCAGAACAAGATACAGTAACCAACCGCGCCAGTGATTTCGATAATCGGCCCGAAGCTCTGGTTCAGCATGGAAGCACGGTTCCAAGCCAACCGGTTCACCATGTTCATATTTTCGAAATATTGGATGTTCTCTTTCTCTTGCGTGTAAGCCTGTGTCACCCGAATACCTTGAATACATTCGTTCAGATGCGAGTTCAAGCGGGATTGCTTAATCGTTACATCCTGCCAGGCTCTTCTAATCTTCAAACGAAGCTTGGTTGAAATGATGAACATCAAAGGAACTGTTATAATGATCGCGGCGCCAAGCTTAAAGTTGTATGTAAGCAGAATCACCATGATGCCGCACAGCTGCACACAATCCACAAGCAGGTTGACAACACCGTTCGTAAATAAGTCTTGCAGGGAATTGACATAATTCGTAACCCTCACAAGGACTGACCCAGCCGGTCGTGTATCAAAGAAACGGAAAGAAAGCTTCTGGATATGGCTAAACAAGTCGTGCCTGAGATCGTAGATGACACGCTGCCCGATCAGATTCGTATATCGAATACGGAAGGTGTTAGCAGTCCATTGAATCAGGTATACACCTAGCATGATGCCCATGATCGTCAATAACAAGTTTCCATCTTTGGGAGTAATCGCACGGTCAATCGCATATTTGATAAGCAGGGGTACAGTAAGCTTCGTTAGAGCCCCCACAAACATCATAATAATAATCACCGGTAAAAACTGCCGGGCATAAGGCTTCATGTAGCCGAATAATCGTCGAAGCTGATTCCAATCAAACGGCTTGTCGATCAGTTCATCATCCTGATACACAAACCGTTGTCCGGACTGGCTGTCTTGCTCGATACCAGGCTTCGATTGCTTCGATTGGGTACTCAATGCGCTAACCTTCTTTCCAAGGGAGATGTAGAATAGGTATCCGAAGGCTTCATCCAATCCGCATCAGGCTGATCCGCGTACTGAATTTGATAGGTTTGACGATACAGCCCTTCCTGCTGAAGCAGCTCTTCATGAGTGCCTCGCTGGACGATTCTGCCTTCATCAAGCACAATAATTTCATCCGCATGCTTCAGAGACGATATGCGATGCGCAATGATGAATGTCGTACGGCCTTGCATCACTTCTTTGAAGCCGGCTTGAATCTCATGCTCCGTCTCCATATCTACCGCGCTCGTTGCATCATCAAGGATCAAGATCTTGGGGTCCTTGAGCAGTGCCCTAGCAATGGCAATCCGCTGCTTCTGACCGCCTGATAATCCGAGTCCACGCTCACCGACAACCGTATCGTACCCGAGCGGCAGCTCCATAATGAAATCATGAGCCTTCGCCAGCTTGGCTGCACGGATAATCTCTTCCATACTCACCTGCTTGCGGCCATAGGCAATATTATTGCGGATCGTAGATGAGAACAGGAACGTCTCCTGAAACACCGCAGCCACTTGTTTGCGGACACTCTCCACCTGGATGCTGCGCAGATCCTTTCCGTCCAACGCGATGGTGCCTTCCTTGACGTTGTAGGCTCTCATGAGAAGACTTACAACCGTTGTCTTGCCAGAGCCCGTGCTTCCAAGCAACCCAATCACAGAGCCGGCAGGAGCATCTACAGAGAAATTGTATAAAGCAGGCTGTTTTTCCGGATAGGCAAAGGTAACATTGTCAAAGCGAACATGTCCTTGTACCTCCTGATCTGCCAGTGACACAGCACCTGCTTGATCCTTGACATGCAAGTATTGATGGAGGATTTCTAGAATCTTCTCCCCGGAAGCCTTCGTTTGTGTAAAGTTATTAATATGGAACCCTAGCCCCCACATAGGCCCGATAATATACCAAATGATACTGAAGCAGGCGACAAGCTCACCTAATGTAATCGTATCCTGAACCACCATGTAACCGCCTACACCAAGCAGAAGCACGACGCTTAGATTCGCGAGAATCTCCATAATGGGGAAGATTTGGCCCAAATAAAGGACGTCTCCACGTTCATAGCCCGGTACTCTTCGTTATGCGAGGCGAATTTCTTAACTTCATAAGGCTCGCGGGCAAAGGATTTCACAGTCCGTACGCCTGTAATGTTCTCCTGCACAGCAGTCGTCATCGTTCCCAGCGATTTGCGGACCATACGAAAAGCAGGGTGGATCTTTCCCTCAAACCGGATGGCGGTGAAAGCCAAAAACGGCATTGAAATCATCGTCAGCAGCGTCAGCTTCCAGTTGATTGAGAACATCATGCTCATACCGAAGATCAGCATAAGGAAGACGTTCAAAATTTGGGCAAAGCCGAAGCCGACAAAGTTTCCGGATTGCTTCCAGGTCCGCTGTCAAACGGGACATCAGATCGCCCGTACGCGCCTGATCATAGTATTGAAACGACAAATATTGAAGCTTGTTATACAGGGCGTTGCGCAATCGATAGGCAACCCGGTTGCCGAGTCTCCCTCCGCATAAGCCATGCAGAAACTGAAACATCCCTTTCAGGGAGACGACCCCGACAACGAAAAGCGAAAGCTTCGGAACCAACCCGAATTGCTGCTTGGCAATCACCTCATCGATCAAATACCGGAGCAAATTCGGATACACAAGCCCCAGCCCCGTTGCCGTCATCAAGCAAAGAATCGATGCGAACAACAGCTTTTTTCTGGGGCCAATAAAATTGCTTCAACTGCCTGAAAACATCCACCTGCGAGCACCCTCCTCAAGAAGGAAAAATTGGGAATAGCCAAGAAAGCGTTTTAATACTTAATGAATCTTAACACCATCGCTATCTAGCAGCAACGAGAGGAAAACCCGATTTAAACGCTTAAATCCGCATAACTTCACAAAAACTGGCATCAATCCATATCTTTCTTGAATATAATCTGAATCCTATCGTTTGTAAGCCCTTTCATAAGAACGCGCGTTCATTGTTGAAAAACACAACGGCAGTCAGGATATGTGGATTGACCTTCTCACAGAATCGGGCTGTATTCGAACAACCTTTTTCCCGTAAGAACGTCTATCAGCTGTACTCCATTCTGCCGTTTTTTTTATCTTTTTAGATTCAAATCCCATACTTCGAGCGATTCCAGCTCTGCTTCACACACTCTGGTAAACACCTTGATTCCCAAACTGTCCGCTTTCGGATAAATCCGATTGGTCATCGTCTTTTCTCCGCCATTTGCAAATAATTCAACTGATGACCGGTCCAGGAAAAGGTGCAAGCGAACCAATCCATCGGCCGCATTCGCCAAATATGCCTCGCAAGTTCCTCCATTCCCTTCTCCACTGAAAGTCCTATCAACCTTCAGCTTACGTTCCCTCGGCTCAAAAGCAACTTCTGTATATTCTTTGCCATCATCCGAACAACGAAGCTTCAAACCAAACTCTCCAGCAGGAATTGACGGATTCGTCTTGAAGACGGCTATCAGCTCCAAGACATCCCCCCGCAAATTGGAAATGATCAGCTCCGTATCTGCTGCTAGCAACATCCGGTCCACATGCCGGTGGTTTGCCCGAAGCTGCTGTAGCTCCTCTACAGGCAACATTCGAAGTGTCCCGTCATCCGCTAGCTTCAGCTCGCGCGGAACCGAAAATGCCCCAGCCCAACCGTTCGCCTGCTCAGGCATCGCGGATCCCCACATATTCATCCAGCCAATCAGAAGACGACGTCCCTGACCGTCTAAGAATGTTTGCGGCGCATAAAAGTCAGATCCATGATCTAAACGATCCGCAATGTCGTAACGAAATTCTCCAGTCTCATAGTCAAATTCCCCCGTGAGATACATGGTCTTCGTTGCTCCCATATTCATCGGCGAAATAATAAGAGCGTGACGGCCCTCGCTCCCGAGCGAGAACAAATCCGGGCACTCCCACATATCCCCCATCGTACCGTCACTTTCAGCTGCAATTCCTAGAAAAGACCAAGTCTTCAAATCCTGAGACCGGTAAAGCAGCGCTTTGCCCAAGCCGTCCTTCCCATAGCCTAAGACCATATACCACATGCCGCCATATTGCCACACTTTAGGATCTCGAAATCCGAAGCCTCCCTCCTCTGGAGGTCCGGCGATAACGGGGTTATGCGGCGCTTTTTCAAAAATGATACCATCCGTGCTTGTTGCCACACATTGAACCTCGATAGGCGATCTCCCGTCAACATGCCCTGCCTGTAAACCAGTGTTAACACACCGTTATCATCCACCGCGCTGCCGGACCAACAGCCGTACCCTCCGCTTTCGCCCAGATCATAATACTCAGATGGCGCTAATGCGATAGGCAGATGCTCCCACGTGATTAAATCTTTACTCTTGGCATGCCCCCAGTGCATCGGGCCCCATTTCGCTTCGTGCGGATGATACTGGTAGAAAATATGATACTCCCCTTTAAAAAAGATCAGTCCATTCGGATCGTTCATCCAACCCGCAGGCGGCATGAAATGATAACGCAACCTGTAATGGTCCTCTCTGAGTTGTTCCTTACCTGCTTCTTGCCGGTTATGGCTTTCGCCTCGTTCCACATCGCGGTTTTCATCATTATGATCCATTATGTTTCATCACCTGGCCAATTCGTCTCTTTTTATAAATATGAAATAAAAGCTGCACATTCTTCTTCGATGCCATCGTACCGGGCGAAGTTTAACCTTTAATCCCGGACATTGTGATTCCTTGAATATAGTAGCGCTGAAGGAACAGGAACAGCAGCAGAATCGGTGCTGTCGAAATCGTATTAGCAGCCAGCACTTTGGACCAATCCGTTCCTTCATTAGAGGAAAACGTAGAGATCCCGACTTGGATCATCTGCATCTTTTGGTCGTTAATCACAATAAGCGGCCATAGATATGAATCCCAATTGCCCAGAAAAGTCATCAAACCAAGGGTAATTAATGCAGGAACAGCGGCAGGCAGTACGATCGAAAGGAAGGTTCGCGGCAAGCTTGCACCGTCGATCCGGGCCGCTTCCATCATTTCATTCGGGACCTCTGCAAAAAACTGCCGAAGCATGAAGATGCCAAATACGGAGAGCATCGAGGGCACGATGAGTGCTTTGTACGAATTGAGCCATCCCAAGTCATGCATGAGCAAATAGTTAGGCACCAGCGTAACTTCGCCCGGAATAATCATCGCCGACATAAATAAGGCAAATACGACGGACTTTAATCGGAAGCGCAGCTTTGCAAAAGCAAATGCCGCCATGGAATTGATGACCAACACTAGGAACGTTACCACCGTGGCAACGAATAGCGTATTCCAGATATAGCGAAGGAACGGATCCCGTGCGTTAAAGATAACTTGATGGAAATTCTTTGCAGTCCACTCCACAGGAACAATAAGATGAATGTCCAGCGACGTATATTTAAACAGCTCCTGATAAGGGCGAAATGAACCTGCTACCATCCAAAGAATCGGTGCAACCGAAACCAAGGCAATTAGTATCATGACCATCCATCTGCCGCAGGTATAAATTCGATTCACGGCCGTTCCTCCTTCATGATGCATCTGCATCCTTGTTGAATAATTTCATTTGAATCAACGAGATGGTCAAAACAATAGCAAACAATACGAACGCCGCCGCTGTGGCATATCCCATTCTCATCTGGGTAAATGCTTGCTTGTAGATGTAATAGACGACGGTTTCCGTAGAGCTGTTCGGTCCTCCGTTTGTGAGTACGAAGACAAGACCCGACAGCTTGATTGCATCAATCGTCGTCATAATGACGACAAATGCCATGGTTCGATTCAGCAGCGGCAGTGTAATTTTCACAAACTGTTGCAGCTTCGTAGCCCCGTCTACTCTAGCAGCTTCATATAAATCAGGAGATATATTGTTCAGACCGGCTAAAAAAGATAATCATGAAAAATCCCGCACCCTTCCAGATGCCAAGCATAATGATGCCGTTCATGGCCGTCTCCGGGTTGGATAAGAAATTCGTTACCGGTAAATGGAAAGCTTTCAGTACACTGTTGAGCAAGCCGAATTCTTTGTTGTAAATGAGCTTGAACACCGTAGCGGCAACCGCCGTTGATACGATGACCGGAATGAAATACAACGTTCGGAACAGCCCGGATGCCGCCGACTTCTTTTGAATGAGCATAGCTAATGCTAAAGCAATACTGGTTTGAATCGGAATCACGATAATTGCGAAGTGAAAGGAATGCACGAGACTTTTGAAAAAGCCAGATCCTTCATCAGATTAGCGTAATTATCTAAACCGACAAAGACATCTCCCGCTCCAACCAGCGAGTAATTTTTGAAGCTGATGATAAAAGCCTGTAGCATCGGGTAGAACACAAACACCAGCAGCAAGGCCAACGCCGGCAGGATGAACCACAGAGCTGTAAACTGTTCATGCCTGCGGAAGCTCGATGATCTTGTTTTTCTGGTAACGGCTGATTCCACGGTTATTCCTCCTTCTTGTTGTCAAATACAAATACGTGAAATGAGGCATGTATACGGCCATCTATGCTAACTGCCTGTATGACGGCTTGACCCGGTTTGATTCCCTTCACTTTAGCGCCTTCCTTCACCCCTTCTACCATGGCAACCGATGGATCGCTGGACTCCCGAATGGAGGGATTGGCGCTGAACGGTACAACAGAAGCTTCCATCAAGCCTGTTTCCCCTGCTCCGACATCCATCGAGTCTCTGCCCAAAGCAATCCGAAGCGGTTCAGTGCTATCCGGGTCTTCATTACGCCATACCGTCCTCAGCGGATAGAAGGTGGCCTGATCCAGAGTGATGCCGCCGGTTGCAGATGATAACGACAGTGCGCTGCTTGTCGGATTCGGAAAGATAATAGATGAAATGACGGCCTGTCCGTCGTTTGCAAACACTTCCAGACTTGACGAATCCACGAAAAAGCGCAGCTTGAGCGGGGGGGGGGGGGGGGGGGGGGGGGGTCTTATCCTTGAGTCCCACAGGCGCAGACATCGTTTCTGCAAAATCTTTCTCAAACGAGGTGACACCGGAATGGGTCCTGTCCACCGTCAATAGTCCGCTTCCCTCATCATAACTAACAGTCGTTGCTTGACTGCTTCCCTTGCGCAGCTCGAAGGTAAATCGTGCTTTCGGTTCTACAGTCAGCTCTGTAGTAAGCTCATATGAGACTCCTTTCAAATCCATGAACGGATTATGATCAGCAGTTACAAGCTGCTTCGGCAGCGTAACTTCCTTGCCTCTTAAGGACTCAAGCTCTTGGATCGGTTCCTGAACCATGCGCAGGCCTTGACCTTCAATCATCCGCAATTTCAGCTCACGCGGTATCGACATATTGCCTTTCCAACCGCTGGTTGGCATGGAGAACGGATACCGCCAATTGGACATCCACCCCAGCCAGATGCGCCTGCCGTCTTTCACCGGGATATCGGAATACGAGACAGCCGCATAATAGTCTTTGCCGTAATCGGTCCAAAGCACATCCGACGGATGATTATCGTTCTTGAACGATGCTCCGTCAAATGATCCGATGAAGTACTGCGCTGTCGAACCTTTTGTCGTTTTATTGCTCCCTACGCTTACCGTCAGCACCCATTTCGTTTCTTTACTCCCTTCTACAGG
This genomic window from Paenibacillus hexagrammi contains:
- a CDS encoding GH32 C-terminal domain-containing protein; this translates as MPEQANGWAGAFSVPRELKLADDGTLRMLPVEELQQLRANHRHVDRMLLAADTELIISNLRGDVLELIAVFKTNPSIPAGEFGLKLRCSDDGKEYTEVAFEPRERKLKVDRTFSGEGNGGTCEAYLANAADGLVRLHLFLDRSSVELFANGGEKTMTNRIYPKADSLGIKVFTRVCEAELESLEVWDLNLKR
- a CDS encoding carbohydrate ABC transporter permease, whose product is MNRIYTCGRWMVMILIALVSVAPILWMVAGSFRPYQELFKYTSLDIHLIVPVEWTAKNFHQVIFNARDPFLRYIWNTLFVATVVTFLVLVINSMAAFAFAKLRFRLKSVVFALFMSAMIIPGEVTLVPNYLLMHDLGWLNSYKALIVPSMLSVFGIFMLRQFFAEVPNEMMEAARIDGASLPRTFLSIVLPAAVPALITLGLMTFLGNWDSYLWPLIVINDQKMQMIQVGISTFSSNEGTDWSKVLAANTISTAPILLLFLFLQRYYIQGITMSGIKG
- a CDS encoding ABC transporter ATP-binding protein, whose product is MTANPKTVLSVHQVKKRIKNKEIIKGISFEVYAGEIFGFLGPNGSGKTTTIRMLVDLIRPTEGSIRICGFDVQKEHDQALRHVGCIVENPELYAYLSGWENLEHFAGMLPDVDQNRIAEVVEIVGMDQRIHDKVRTYSLGMRQRLGIAQALLGRPSLLILDEPTNGLDPQGIKEMREFIQRLAKNGLSLFVSSHLLSEIQQMCDRVAIISHGEVIQVGAVDELIAQGGKVAWTLNPGSKAEQLLAKSTWVQSIEEVTFPVGYHTESTVRTITTLMNKEDVPQVNRELLEAGISLYAVEIKNPTLEDLFLSLTEGERIG
- a CDS encoding carbohydrate ABC transporter permease, with translation MNNISPDLYEAARVDGATKLQQFVKITLPLLNRTMAFVVIMTTIDAIKLSGLVFVLTNGGPNSSTETVVYYIYKQAFTQMRMGYATAAAFVLFAIVLTISLIQMKLFNKDADAS
- a CDS encoding carbohydrate ABC transporter permease, with the protein product MIPIQTSIALALAMLIQKKSAASGLFRTLYFIPVIVSTAVAATVFKLIYNKEFGLLNSVLKAFHLPVTNFLSNPETAMNGIIMLGIWKGAGFFMIIFFSRSEQYIS
- a CDS encoding GDSL-type esterase/lipase family protein, translated to MKSTKWIWGMVGITGTLATIVFIIGFLYAVNQILYPKPGNSELAVSSPQPSQAPLGEGKDKIQIVALGDSLTAGTGDNTGKGYVDRVREKLEQQTGKAVFVLNNLAIPGYKSDQLLKDIELKKTQDALSDADVILLTIGGNDLFAGGEGIFSEDQQEFNPEAAQQRMEPALGRLETILADIRKANSHAVVLYVGLYHPF
- a CDS encoding SGNH/GDSL hydrolase family protein — translated: MQDWNDRVFTYTNRYSNMVLVPTYDLFEQNLLKYISSADHFHPNGDGYERIADRIVQILK
- a CDS encoding ABC transporter ATP-binding protein, coding for MSTQSKQSKPGIEQDSQSGQRFVYQDDELIDKPFDWNQLRRLFGYMKPYARQFLPVIIIMMFVGALTKLTVPLLIKYAIDRAITPKDGNLLLTIMGIMLGVYLIQWTANTFRIRYTNLIGQRVIYDLRHDLFSHIQKLSFRFFDTRPAGSVLVRVTNYVNSLQDLFTNGVVNLLVDCVQLCGIMVILLTYNFKLGAAIIITVPLMFIISTKLRLKIRRAWQDVTIKQSRLNSHLNECIQGIRVTQAYTQEKENIQYFENMNMVNRLAWNRASMLNQSFGPIIEITGAVGYCILFWLGAHMIETKEISVGLLVAFATYIGYFWEPITRLGQMYSQLLVAMASSERIFEYIDEKPSVAENEDAGELPNIVGHVKFENLVFEYEKGRPALKGIHLDVKAGQSIALVGHTGSGKSTIMNLLCRFYDPVEGRVLIDGHDIREVTIQSLRSQVGIVLQDTFIFSGTIRDNIRFGRLDATDAEVEMAARAVYAHDFIAELPQGYDTEVQERGNVLSMGQRQLISFARALLADPRILILDEATASIDTETELKIQEALKTLLAGRTSFIVAHRLSTIRNADKIIVLDHGQMMESGSHEELMRERKIYYGLIHAQYKFLQDAV
- a CDS encoding Ig-like domain-containing protein translates to MDVGAGETGLMEASVVPFSANPSIRESSDPSVAMVEGVKEGAKVKGIKPGQAVIQAVSIDGRIHASFHVFVFDNKKEE